One genomic segment of Pseudorca crassidens isolate mPseCra1 chromosome X, mPseCra1.hap1, whole genome shotgun sequence includes these proteins:
- the ZFX gene encoding zinc finger X-chromosomal protein isoform X1: MDEDGLELQPQEPNSYFDATGADATHMDGDQIVVEVQETVFVSDVVDSDITVHNFVPDDPDSVVIQDVIEDVVIEDVQCPDIMEEADVSETVIIPEQVLDSDVTEEVSLAHCTVPDDVLASDITSASMSMPEHVLTSESIHVSDVGHVEHIVHDSVVEAEIVTDPLTADVVSEEVLVADCASEAVIDANGIPVDQQDDDKSNCEDYLMISLDDAGKIEHDGSSGMTMDAESEIDPCKVDGTCPEVIKVYIFKADPGEDDLGGTVDIVESEPENDHGVELLDQNSSIRVPREKMVYMTVNDSQQEDEDLNVAEIADEVYMEVIVGEEDAAAAAAAAAAHEQQIDDNEIKTFMPIAWAAAYGNNSDGIENRNGTASALLHIDESAGLGRLAKQKPKKRRRPDSRQYQTAIIIGPDGHPLTVYPCMICGKKFKSRGFLKRHMKNHPEHLTKKKYRCTDCDYTTNKKISLHNHLESHKLTSKAEKAIECDECGKHFSHAGALFTHKMVHKEKGANKMHKCKFCEYETAEQGLLNRHLLAVHSKNFPHICVECGKGFRHPSELKKHMRIHTGEKPYQCQYCEYRSADSSNLKTHVKTKHSKEMPFKCDICLLTFSDTKEVQQHALIHQESKTHQCLHCDHKSSNSSDLKRHIISVHTKDYPHKCDMCDKGFHRPSELKKHVAAHKGKKMHQCRHCDFKIADPFVLSRHILSVHTKDLPFRCKRCRKGFRQQNELKKHMKTHSGRKVYQCEYCEYSTTDASGFKRHVISIHTKDYPHRCEYCKKGFRRPSEKNQHIMRHHKEVGLP, encoded by the exons ATGGATGAAGATGGACTTGAATTACAACCACAAGAGCCAAACTCATATTTTGATGCAACAG gagctgATGCTACACACATGGATGGTGATCAAATTGTTGTGGAAGTACAAGAAACTGTTTTTGTTTCAGATGTTGTGGATTCAGACATAACTGTGCATAACTTTGTTCCTGATGACCCAGACTCAGTTGTAATCCAAGATGTTATCGAGGACGTTGTTATAGAAGATGTTCAATGTCCAGATATCATGGAAGAAGCAGATGTATCTGAAACGGTCATCATTCCTGAGCAAGTGCTGGACTCAGATGTAACCGAAGAAGTTTCTTTAGCACATTGCACAGTCCCAGATGATGTTTTAGCTTCTGATATTACTTCAGCCTCAATGTCTATGCCAGAACACGTCTTGACGAGTGAATCCATACATGTGTCTGATGTTGGACATGTTGAACACATTGTTCATGATAGTGTCGTAGAGGCAGAGATCGTCACTGATCCTCTGACAGCTGACGTAGTGTCAGAAGAAGTATTGGTAGCAGATTGTGCCTCTGAAGCAGTCATAGATGCCAATGGGATTCCTGTGGACCAGCAAGATGATGACAAAAGCAACTGTGAGGACTACCTTATGATTTCTT TGGATGATGCTGGCAAAATAGAACACGATGGTTCCTCTGGGATGACCATGGATGCAGAGTCGGAAATCGATCCTTGTAAAGTGGATGGCACTTGCCCTGAAGTCATCAAGGTGTACATTTTTAAAGCTGACCCTGGAGAGGATGACTTAG GTGGCACTGTAGACATTGTGGAGAGTGAGCCTGAGAATGATCATGGAGTTGAACTACTTGATCAAAATAGCAGTATTCGTGTGCCAAGGGAAAAGATGGTTTATATGACTGTCAACGACTCTCAGCAAGAAGATGAAGATTTAA ATGTTGCAGAAATTGCAGACGAAGTTTATATGGAAGTGATTGTAGGAGAGGAGGATGCTGCTGCCGCAGCGGCAGCCGCTGCTGCACATGAACAGCAAATCGATGACAATGAAATCAAAACTTTCATGCCAATAGCATGGGCAGCAGCTTACG GTAATAATTCTGATGGAATTGAAAACCGGAATGGCACTGCAAGTGCCCTCTTGCACATAGATGAGTCTGCTGGGCTTGGCAGACTGgctaaacaaaaaccaaagaaaaggagaagacctGATTCCAGGCAGTACCAAACAG cAATAATTATTGGCCCTGATGGACATCCCTTGACTGTCTATCCTTGCATGATTTGTGGGAAAAAGTTTAAGTCGAGAGGTTTTttgaaaaggcacatgaaaaaccATCCTGAACACCTTACCAAGAAGAAGTACCGCTGTACTGACTGTGATTACACTACCAACAAGAAGATAAGTTTACACAACCACCTGGAGAGCCACAAGCTGACCAGCAAGGCAGAGAAGGCCATCGAATGCGACGAATGTGGGAAGCATTTCTCTCACGCTGGGGCTTTGTTTACTCACAAAATGGTGCATAAGGAAAAAGGAGCCAACAAAATGCACAAGTGTAAATTCTGTGAATATGAGACAGCTGAACAAGGGTTGTTGAATCGCCACCTTTTGGCGGTCCACAGCAAGAACTTTCCTCATATATGTGTGGAGTGCGGTAAAGGTTTTCGTCACCCATCAGAGCTCAAAAAGCACATGCGAATCCATACTGGGGAGAAGCCGTACCAATGCCAGTACTGCGAATATAGGTCTGCAGACTCTTCTAACTTGAAAACGCATGTAAAAACTAAGCATAGTAAAGAGATGCCATTCAAGTGTGACATTTGTCTTCTGACTTTCTCAGATACCAAAGAGGTGCAGCAACATGCTCTTATCCACCAAGAAAGCAAAACACACCAGTGTTTGCACTGCGACCACAAGAGTTCGAACTCAAGCGATTTGAAACGACACATAATTTCAGTTCACACAAAGGACTACCCCCATAAGTGTGATATGTGTGATAAAGGCTTTCACAGGCCTTCAGAACTGAAGAAACATGTGGCTGCCCACAAGGGTAAAAAAATGCACCAGTGTAGACATTGTGACTTTAAGATTGCAGATCCATTCGTTCTAAGTCGCCATATTCTCTCAGTTCACACAAAAGATCTTCCGTTTAGGTGTAAGAGATGTAGAAAGGGATTTAGGCAACAGAATGAGCTTAAAAAGCATATGAAGACGCACAGTGGTAGAAAAGTATATCAGTGTGAGTACTGTGAGTATAGCACTACAGATGCCTCAGGCTTTAAACGGCACGTTATCTCCATTCATACGAAAGACTATCCCCACCGTTGTGAGTACTGCAAGAAAGGGTTCCGAAGACCTTCAGAAAAGAACCAGCACATAATGCGACATCATAAAGAAGTTGGCCTGCCCTAA
- the ZFX gene encoding zinc finger X-chromosomal protein isoform X2 yields MDGDQIVVEVQETVFVSDVVDSDITVHNFVPDDPDSVVIQDVIEDVVIEDVQCPDIMEEADVSETVIIPEQVLDSDVTEEVSLAHCTVPDDVLASDITSASMSMPEHVLTSESIHVSDVGHVEHIVHDSVVEAEIVTDPLTADVVSEEVLVADCASEAVIDANGIPVDQQDDDKSNCEDYLMISLDDAGKIEHDGSSGMTMDAESEIDPCKVDGTCPEVIKVYIFKADPGEDDLGGTVDIVESEPENDHGVELLDQNSSIRVPREKMVYMTVNDSQQEDEDLNVAEIADEVYMEVIVGEEDAAAAAAAAAAHEQQIDDNEIKTFMPIAWAAAYGNNSDGIENRNGTASALLHIDESAGLGRLAKQKPKKRRRPDSRQYQTAIIIGPDGHPLTVYPCMICGKKFKSRGFLKRHMKNHPEHLTKKKYRCTDCDYTTNKKISLHNHLESHKLTSKAEKAIECDECGKHFSHAGALFTHKMVHKEKGANKMHKCKFCEYETAEQGLLNRHLLAVHSKNFPHICVECGKGFRHPSELKKHMRIHTGEKPYQCQYCEYRSADSSNLKTHVKTKHSKEMPFKCDICLLTFSDTKEVQQHALIHQESKTHQCLHCDHKSSNSSDLKRHIISVHTKDYPHKCDMCDKGFHRPSELKKHVAAHKGKKMHQCRHCDFKIADPFVLSRHILSVHTKDLPFRCKRCRKGFRQQNELKKHMKTHSGRKVYQCEYCEYSTTDASGFKRHVISIHTKDYPHRCEYCKKGFRRPSEKNQHIMRHHKEVGLP; encoded by the exons ATGGATGGTGATCAAATTGTTGTGGAAGTACAAGAAACTGTTTTTGTTTCAGATGTTGTGGATTCAGACATAACTGTGCATAACTTTGTTCCTGATGACCCAGACTCAGTTGTAATCCAAGATGTTATCGAGGACGTTGTTATAGAAGATGTTCAATGTCCAGATATCATGGAAGAAGCAGATGTATCTGAAACGGTCATCATTCCTGAGCAAGTGCTGGACTCAGATGTAACCGAAGAAGTTTCTTTAGCACATTGCACAGTCCCAGATGATGTTTTAGCTTCTGATATTACTTCAGCCTCAATGTCTATGCCAGAACACGTCTTGACGAGTGAATCCATACATGTGTCTGATGTTGGACATGTTGAACACATTGTTCATGATAGTGTCGTAGAGGCAGAGATCGTCACTGATCCTCTGACAGCTGACGTAGTGTCAGAAGAAGTATTGGTAGCAGATTGTGCCTCTGAAGCAGTCATAGATGCCAATGGGATTCCTGTGGACCAGCAAGATGATGACAAAAGCAACTGTGAGGACTACCTTATGATTTCTT TGGATGATGCTGGCAAAATAGAACACGATGGTTCCTCTGGGATGACCATGGATGCAGAGTCGGAAATCGATCCTTGTAAAGTGGATGGCACTTGCCCTGAAGTCATCAAGGTGTACATTTTTAAAGCTGACCCTGGAGAGGATGACTTAG GTGGCACTGTAGACATTGTGGAGAGTGAGCCTGAGAATGATCATGGAGTTGAACTACTTGATCAAAATAGCAGTATTCGTGTGCCAAGGGAAAAGATGGTTTATATGACTGTCAACGACTCTCAGCAAGAAGATGAAGATTTAA ATGTTGCAGAAATTGCAGACGAAGTTTATATGGAAGTGATTGTAGGAGAGGAGGATGCTGCTGCCGCAGCGGCAGCCGCTGCTGCACATGAACAGCAAATCGATGACAATGAAATCAAAACTTTCATGCCAATAGCATGGGCAGCAGCTTACG GTAATAATTCTGATGGAATTGAAAACCGGAATGGCACTGCAAGTGCCCTCTTGCACATAGATGAGTCTGCTGGGCTTGGCAGACTGgctaaacaaaaaccaaagaaaaggagaagacctGATTCCAGGCAGTACCAAACAG cAATAATTATTGGCCCTGATGGACATCCCTTGACTGTCTATCCTTGCATGATTTGTGGGAAAAAGTTTAAGTCGAGAGGTTTTttgaaaaggcacatgaaaaaccATCCTGAACACCTTACCAAGAAGAAGTACCGCTGTACTGACTGTGATTACACTACCAACAAGAAGATAAGTTTACACAACCACCTGGAGAGCCACAAGCTGACCAGCAAGGCAGAGAAGGCCATCGAATGCGACGAATGTGGGAAGCATTTCTCTCACGCTGGGGCTTTGTTTACTCACAAAATGGTGCATAAGGAAAAAGGAGCCAACAAAATGCACAAGTGTAAATTCTGTGAATATGAGACAGCTGAACAAGGGTTGTTGAATCGCCACCTTTTGGCGGTCCACAGCAAGAACTTTCCTCATATATGTGTGGAGTGCGGTAAAGGTTTTCGTCACCCATCAGAGCTCAAAAAGCACATGCGAATCCATACTGGGGAGAAGCCGTACCAATGCCAGTACTGCGAATATAGGTCTGCAGACTCTTCTAACTTGAAAACGCATGTAAAAACTAAGCATAGTAAAGAGATGCCATTCAAGTGTGACATTTGTCTTCTGACTTTCTCAGATACCAAAGAGGTGCAGCAACATGCTCTTATCCACCAAGAAAGCAAAACACACCAGTGTTTGCACTGCGACCACAAGAGTTCGAACTCAAGCGATTTGAAACGACACATAATTTCAGTTCACACAAAGGACTACCCCCATAAGTGTGATATGTGTGATAAAGGCTTTCACAGGCCTTCAGAACTGAAGAAACATGTGGCTGCCCACAAGGGTAAAAAAATGCACCAGTGTAGACATTGTGACTTTAAGATTGCAGATCCATTCGTTCTAAGTCGCCATATTCTCTCAGTTCACACAAAAGATCTTCCGTTTAGGTGTAAGAGATGTAGAAAGGGATTTAGGCAACAGAATGAGCTTAAAAAGCATATGAAGACGCACAGTGGTAGAAAAGTATATCAGTGTGAGTACTGTGAGTATAGCACTACAGATGCCTCAGGCTTTAAACGGCACGTTATCTCCATTCATACGAAAGACTATCCCCACCGTTGTGAGTACTGCAAGAAAGGGTTCCGAAGACCTTCAGAAAAGAACCAGCACATAATGCGACATCATAAAGAAGTTGGCCTGCCCTAA